Genomic window (Oryza sativa Japonica Group chromosome 3, ASM3414082v1):
tttacatttggACCCTTTCGAGAAAATTTCAGGTTTTCTAATGGCTTGTTTTAGTACGGCACAGGACTATGTCAAATATGGTCCAAGctatatattgggacggagTAAATATGAAGTAAACTGATATAAAATCAATAATAAGTACATACCATGTATGTCATAATTTACATGCTTACATAATAATGGGCCGaatgagaaaaaataataatgggCCGAATGAGAAAAAAGAATATGATGGTATGTGGGACTAACATGGACCGAATTGATTTCGGTATTTTTACATAAATGGAATAAAGTTTAAGGTATAAATATGGTCTTTTAATCCTTACGAGGTGTTGCGTAGAAATAACGATAGCTATTAAATGTAATTGATTATAGGAACATAGTATTTATTTGTGTAGATTAGTGTGTCAACTTAGAAAATAGTGTGATGGCATGTAATCCTTAGGAGTATGCATATTAGTAGTTCATGTGGTATAGTGTTTTTAAGACTTTATAAATATATTGAATAATATTttacaaaatataattttgacGAGAATAATTGTTGCATTTAAAAAAATGCGagcttttttaaacatgttatgGGCATGTTTGAAAGTGTTGATGGATAATAGATGAAACTGAGTTCATGGTGATTATTCGATGGTCGAAATGAATGTATTAAATATTAGAAAGATGATAGGTTGATTTAAAAGGATTTTTCTAATAAATGTTGAGAGAAAGTGTTTGCAAAAACCACACCGTTTAAGATTTTGGGAAGTGTGCTTGCGGTAATATGGTGaccataataataaaaaatagtcaTATGCCTTGTTGGttagttgtaaaaaaaaaagaatcccaTGGTGCTACTATTCCAGGTTCCTTTGGAAGATGGGATTTTGTAGGATTTTCAAAGGACTAAAATCCCATATGAACTATTCCTGCATGCTCCTTTGGATTGTAGGATTGGACTAGCAAATTTTCCTATGGCACCATTCCTTTCCTCCACCTTTTGAAGTATTTCAAACATGAGCTCAAACCACATGTTTTGATTTCCTTTGGGAAGTCAAGGCACCTTTTCTCTTCATCTATTCTCTCAACTCTAATCTGATAATATTTCTCCTCTAAAAAATCATGCAAGTTTCCTATGGTGTATCCAAACAACATGTTTGattaattcatttatttttcaattcctATAAGATTGCTCGTGTCATGACATTCGATTCCTGCATTTTTTCCCATTCCTAAGTATTTATTAGTGATATACTGTAGATTTATATTGTTGTATGATTAAGTAACCGGTACAAATACATGCCTTAAAAAGATTCAAGACAAATGTTAAGCACTAAATTTGGGTAAATCCAAATGATGGATTGCTATACATGCAAAATGGACTAAAGGCACATTACTAATGTCATTTTAGATATTGCCATGATAtgtaataaataataataaaataagaaagTTTGACTGGAGACTTGTTGAAAACAAGAAGTACTTGTGACAAAaggaagtatttattggtataACTAATTGATACCCTACGATGTGTTGTGCGATACGTGGATGAATGCATGTTATACATAATATAAATAGTAaatgtatatgtttaaataatgcaaaaatgatgtggagataatgatttgacatcgtttgcatattgagttctaaaaatacaacaaaaatgTAAATTATGtgtcatgtttgcatgatatttaaaatactcaAGACAATAATTGCtaatgggtgatgatgtggcacacttgtatgtgatttaaaatactcAAGATAATAATTACTAGTGAATGATGATATAACACACTTACATATTGAGCTTTAGAAGTTAGTGGACAACAATTTTATTGTAAGATAGAATAACTGATAAATCATAAAACCCAGTAAACATGGAGGGGTGAATTGAGTGATTAACAAGTCTCTGAAATAAGCTAGAACAATATAGCAAAGAACAAACCAAGGCTACCTTTCGCTGAAGAAAGTGGATACCAGCTAGTAGGTGACCAAATACAATATGATTTTCGTACTACCTCCATGGCTCCGTCCcatataaattgtatttataggTTGTTTAACATATATTAaggtttaagaaaaaaaatactatgatGTCCCTTATTAAATGGTGTATAGGTGAGAGTGGAAGAGTAGTTGAGGATAAAATACGGAGAAATTTAAATAAGAAGTGATTAATGGGACCATTAGTACTCTATTGTGAtaattattttaggacaaattcaaatcctaaaaatacaattattatgtGAGAgaggtagtagttttttttttaactacgcAAGAGAGTTGTGTGTTATTTGATCAAGTGGTGGAAAATAAAGTACAAAAGGTCAAGATGGAAGTAAGTTTGCAAGTCCTTTTGCCTCAGCCAAGCACCCAAGGAAGCCTTCACGAGAGATGGATCGCAGGACTAGAACTAGATAGATGCTAGGTGTTGTCCCATTTAAAACGCAACCACACCCTTCACCCTTGCACACGTAGTTCCCATGTAACGAGAGTGACAAGAGTATGAAAACCCTTTCTGAGTTTGTCAAGTTTGTCTGGGACTTGCTTAGCAGCGCCACACCATCAGGTAGAGAAATAGCAGTATCCAGGCGAGATGTCAACAACACAAAAACCACTCAACTGATAAAtgctcccttcgtttcatattataaaactttctagcattactcacattcacatagatgttaatgaatttagacgcatatatatgtttagattcattaacatatatatgaatgtgggcaatgctagaaaatcttataatataaaacggaggaagtatcaatTATAGGCATTGACCCCCCCAAAAAAGTATTGTGTTTTTCTTAACCACATTATCCTTAAATTTAGCTAGCTCAGACTTTGCATAATCCATAGCAGGTCCTTACAGAAATGCCAGATGCTACAGCACCTTTCGTTCTCAACGGCACATTGTATTCAGGAGTCATATTTATGCAACTTAGGCCAAGTTAATGTCACAGAATGCCTGAACTTGTGAGCTCCAGAATACTGAAAAGAATGCTTTATACATGCATCAGACCCTACACGGGTGTTCTGTTCACAATTCAGAGAATGTCTAAAATAATGCATTCTCACTGTTTCTGAATTTACACATGGTAGTTGACTAacagaaaaggagaaaaggaaCAATCTATAGATTCTGTACAACTTGCCAAGCTATATTTGGGAAGTGCGCTCTTGTGAGATATTCTTTCTGTAGATTCTGTATAATTTGCCAAACGAATTGCAAGCGACAACGAATGAACTCCATATTCTGGTCTTCACCCTGGTCTTGATGCAAACTGCTTTGTAGAGCATGCGTTGTCGATACACTAGCTTGCTAATGCCTGACTATCACTTGGAAAAGCTAAATCATATATTTCACTGTATTTGTCAACAAAGTGGACTTCAAGACCTTCTTTTACATTAGGAGCAAGCTCGTCGAAATCTCTTCTGTTCGCTGCTGGGAATATGATCGTCTTTATCCCACTTCTCCTGGCAGCGATGGTTTTCTCCTTCACCTGTTTAAGATCCACAATAGAAAGAATTAGCGTGTTACTTAGTGTTCATATAATCATATGAACATATTGGCAACATTTAAGATAATCGCATGACAGATGACaaagaaaattcagaaaaatgtACACCAATGCCTTGATTAAAATATTCAGGCAATTTGTGATTGCATGCTATAAACCTCAGTTTTTAACTTGTAAACTTAGGTGTTACTCTGCTCCTGCGGCAAATGCCAATGGTTCAGCAATATTATCCAAAACTACAGAGGCAGGTTTTAGGTCCCATCCAAAAGGCCAACATAGGAGACAGAAGACAAACTATGGAATCAACAATTTCTTTCACTAACAACTTAACACCATTACCCTGCATTCCAAAAGTTATGCAAGACAGTGGCATCCACAAATAGCATGCAAATTCCAACAAAAAAGAGGCAGGCAAAGCCACAAAGAAAGATGGCTGAAGGCCTGAAGCATACCCCACCAATTGGGAGAATTCGTCCAGTCAATGTTACTTCCCCAGTCATTGCGAGGTCTTTCTTTACCAGCTTTCCCATGGCTAAAGACAGCATCGATGTAACCATCGTGCATCCAGCACTGGGGCCATCCTTTGGAGTAGCCCCTGCAGGAACATGTAAGTGAAGCTTTGACTTTGTAAAAAAGGTGTTATTTGGTTCTTTCTCATGTAATATAGATCTGCAAATTGTATGTGCAATTTGAGCACTCTCTTTCATGACATCTCCAAGCTGGCCTGTCACCACAAGTGCACCTTTTTTTTCGCCGTCCTCAACTTTTGCTGTCTCAATATACAAGGTAGAACCACCCATAGCATTCCAAGCTAAACCCATGACTACCCCAACAGGAGTTTGATCGTATATACGCTCTGGTTGGAATACAGCCTTCCCAACAAAGTTATCCAGATTTGATGCATCAACAACTACTTTCTCCACAGTCTTGTCTACAAGTGCTTCATCTACAAGTGCTTCCATTACTTCCTCTGTGTGTTCATTGGCCTTCAGAAATAGCAAACAACAGTTTATTAGAACTAAGCCCTAAGAAACAAAGAAACATAAGTCTATGAATTTATGCTAACTAAGATATATTCATTTCAAACTTGAAATATCCTTGGTAACAAAGTTTGTCCAGGGTTTAGTTTACTTGACATCTTTCAAAAACTAACAAAAAGTCAGCACCATAAAAACCAGCAGAAATTGTGCTATCAGCCTATGAATCTTCCTTTTCTTACAGGAATTATATCATAATTTTAACACAAAAACTTGACCATGAGAAATGCctaggggtcttccggctagctccataaggtggtgggctagccgacctgggttcgaagcctcaccccttctaattatttgatattaggtcattccctaatattcgtgttttttttaacacaaaaaCTTGACCACGCACCAATAGTAATAGTGTCATGAAAGATCAATTCCTTCTTTTTCTGACTTAAAGCATCACTTTCATTTAACCTGTCACTTGCCTGTCTGATAGCAAGTTTGACTTCAGTCAGTATTCAGTGCACAACGTTGTAACACTCAAAAAATTCATGGGCGGCCAGAGGTCAGCCTGGCCACTGCACATTTGTAATAGCTTCTCACGCATTTAATATAGAGACTTGGGGAGATTTGACATACAAGATAGTTAGATTACCTCCATTTTGCCTGATGTATTCGTTGGTGTAGCTTTGTCATCTGCAGAAGTTTCTTTAGATACTCCTTTTGGATGCTCATAGTGGTCTACTTCTGACTTGGTTGTTAAGGATACTACATTAATCTTCTCACAAGAAAAATCAGTTGGAATAACATGCACTGAAACATCTTCTGCAAGACTGTCCCTCTGGCTCTTGTTTTCCACTTCTGTTGCAATGCTAACACCAGTAGGTTGTTCACTTGGTTCCACCAATGTGATCTCCCGAGCTGGCTCATTTGATACCCCTTGACGAACAAGTTGCAGAGCTATCTGCACCAGAGGCAAAGGTTGAACAGCAAAAGCTGATCACAAGTGCTATCATGGATGAATGGATCCATATGAACAATTCTGATCATTGGTAGAATAAATGCTGCGAGATAATGGAATGCattatttgataaatatgagtctTCCAAAAGCTATTTTCTTGCCATTTTGGGGGTCTTCCAgaatattaaaatataataaattgctTGCCACACTACCACATTAGAAACAACGCCTCagtaaaaaacagcagcagtgATTGTGGAGGGTTAGCATGGCAGGCAAGCGGTGCTTGACAGGATTGGAACAGAGTGCAGAGGTAATACTGGTGTGCACAGGGAAGGCAATAGCAAGTGCAGGGCATATGGAGTGTGGACCGAAGGGTGGGGAGAACAATGGGATGCAAGAAAGGACCAGTTTGTGCCCTTATGCTGTAGAAGGACAGGACACATCACTCAACACTCACCGATATGCTCTTCTTAGTAAATATAATAGACTACAGTGGGAGATGATACCTTAAGAAATAAGAATAGAATCTACCTGCTTATCAGTCATAGACTTGTATATACTATCAAGGTATCAACTACTGGTGAGTTGCAGGTCTGTCAAGAGACTTGAGACAGACAAATAGCCCCCGTTCTTCTCCACACTAAACATTAGCTACAAATGTCAATATTGTTTGATAGAAGTGTCACTTACCTTCCGGTAAACTTTTTCAATCTGTTTTTGAAGGTTACGCACACCGGCTTCCCGGCAATAGTTTTCAATAAGAGCAAGAAGAGCACTATCCGTAACCTCAACCTGAGAATGATTGTAGAACTGTGTTAAGTAATTACCAGCACATAGAAATACTATAAGGGAAACAGAAAGCTATCTAGATGCTCTAGAATACTAATATGAATTTTGGAACTGTATTTTATATGAAGAGGAAACTTAGGTAATTGTTGTTTCTGCGGGGGTTTTCTTTCAAAAGCTTCTATCATACAAGTTATAGGTGGCTTTATTAGTAGAGAAATTTTACAGTCCTTgagaggtaccaaaatttttagtGCAAATTTTCGTACCTCCTAGTACCGGATGTACcgagaggtaccaaattttacattagaaaatgtggtacctcctcaagaacTATAAAATCACTCTTATTAGTATGATGCAGAGCTCCAATGATGAATTCAATAAATGTTATAAAGATGTCTGCATTAGTGTAATAAGATGTCATCAGTAAAAAAGGTCTAATAAACATCATTAAATGGAAAGCACAAATCTGTAATATTTCCCGATGTCATTCTATGACCATTAAACAGAGAAATAAAAATTGACTGAAGATTAATCTCAACTCAGATGAAAATTGCCTGACCCAGTGAAACTAACTGGATGCTGCTCCTCCATCTTAAAGAAAGCCCATAAACTCAAAGTCCAAAATAGAATCCACACGATCTTTTACATCTTGATTTACTGATTTTCAAGAAATTTATTAAGTTGTGATTTGTTCTATAAATCATATCATGTACATCACCTCACGTTCTTCCGCTCAGTTTTACCCAACAGGAAGCACTTGCTGCAGTGCCAACAGAAAGCACTAGAAAACCATGTCTTTGTACAGAAAAATAGCAGGTACCTGTTCAGGCATGATGCCACAAGCCTCCCTTGTGTTCTTTTCTAGGTAATCCCGTGCAATATGCATCTTCTCATCGGTTATATAACCGGCAATAGTAATGATCTCCATCCTGTCCAGTAGAGGGCCTGGTATCATCTCTATGACATTTGCAGTGCAAACAAACAGAACCTAATTTCTCAAGACAGGTGTCAGCTTATAATAAGTTAACTCAAGCACAAATGAGCTATTAATAAAACATGACTGTAGTATAAAAAGAAATACCATAAAAATACCATGCATGcacctatatacatatatatattctggTTTTGTTGCATGTGTTAATGTTATGGGTTAGGGTTCATAGGGGGTAAACACCGCCAGGAGGATAGCCGGACGGCGATGACTACTAGGGATGAGAGAGGGACTTAGGTTGGGGAAGACTGATTTTGATTCATTGCTTGATTAGAATGACGATACAATCCATCCTTTTACATATATGGAAGGAAGGACCCAATCTAATCCTATCCAATAGACTCTATCCAAATCCAACTGAGCTACCATACTACGAGGGAACCAGTGTCATAGGCCCTTCCTTCCATCTATAtaatagacttcaataattgtTTACTCCTTATGTGTTGGATTTATTATTTATGTTATTCTAATTGCTTGAGTGTTTGCTCTTTTTGAGAGAAtattgtaataattggttgtagcttcGTTGAAGCAAATGCCGGATttaattccattatctaaaaaaaggatGGATTGCATCGTCATTCTAATCAAGCAATGAATCATAATCAGTCTTCCCAACCAAATAtggtttttcaaaagaaaaacaggCTTTATTGAAGATTTATTTTATCACAGAGATAAAGGTGAATCATGCTCAATTGCCCATGAAATAAGCAGGTTGCTGAGTGGAAACCAAACAAAATTCCTAACATAACACATGCTTATTTGTATCCAATGGCAcatactagtactccctccgtcccgaaatataagggattttgggtggatgtgtcAAATCCATCCataatcctttatattttgggacggagggagtataactacATCAACAAGAAATTGGTTGCAATCATGATCTGGTGATTAAGAATGCTGATTATCCCCCGGCATGATACTCTTTGTCATTTTATGCTAACTCCTGATATGTTGTTTTCAAGAATGAAATACCAATTTCAATTTGAATCAGCGGTGACCGCTGAGCATCTTAAACTGTAAGGAAAACTGCCATCACACTTGTGTAATATGTAAGCACTTCATGGAGTGGTGACCTAACCTTGGAGAGGTCAATAGGAACATCAAGATAATGATCAAGAAAGTTAGCATTCTGTTCAGGATCAAGAAGTTCCAACAGTGCACTGGCTGGATCACCAGAATACCCTCTCCCTAGCTGAGGCAGGAAAAAGACAACTACTAAGATGCCATGCATATAACTCAAATCACCCCAATTTTGAATATAAATGTTGAAGTGTAAACTAAAATGGAAATTACTACACCACACAAAAGCAAATAAAACGAATCAATGATACAAATGTACATGAATACCTTGTCGATCTCATCTATCAAAACCAGAGGATTTGAAGTTCCGACTGATTTCAGACACTGAACCATCTTCCCTGGCATTGCCCCAACATAGGTCCGTCGATGACCCTAGGGTTGTTTCAAAATGCTAATCAGGTTGAATTCCTGTGTAGATACAATCGTTGTTGTCCAAAAAACAGCATATAGTGAATATAGTAGCGTTGCACCTTGATTTCTGCTATATCAGACAAACCCCCAACAGAAAATCTGTAGAACTTCCGGTTTAATGCACGTGCAACTGATCGTCCAATACTAGTTTTACCAACGCCAGGTGGTCCACAGAGACATATAATTTTACCTGATAATGATAGGGAAATGGATTAATCACAGGTAACATGCAAAAGCAGGTAAAGGAATACTGCAAGAGCCATGCTGGCTACAAAATTCAGTACAAATTGTGAACAATACATATGCCCCGACCTCTCCTTACTCTAACAGGACTGCACATGACATTTAGGTGCAAAATTCGAATTATTAATGTGTTCATATCTATGCCACGGCAATATTGCTTAAAAATAGCATACTATGCATTTGAAGACCCAATTGCATCGATGTTAATGGCTTGCTAAAGGCCTCCCATACACACATAAATAATACATAGAAAATACACAGAAAATAAAAACAGGATAGAATTATGGAACCTTGTGAGCTTCCTCTTAATTTTCCAACTGCTATAAACTCCAATATTCTTTCTTTTACATCAGTTAGACCATAGTGATCTTCATCAAGAATGCGTTGAGCACGAAGAACATCAAAGTTTTCATCACTTACACAAACAAAAAAAGTGCATAAGGGAAAAATAATATATCCCAT
Coding sequences:
- the LOC4332601 gene encoding lon protease homolog, mitochondrial; its protein translation is MLRAAAATTAGFLPPRLAAETAPAARVVAAAGAEVRSSPLLRALGVPRGGAGIGSATPGRRMYFASGSDSSGSAADSDSEASSAAGAGEEESEGNRSSSAVAPAIIRPEDCHTVIALPLPHQPLFPGFFMAMSVKDPKLLKALVENHKRSFPYAGAFLVKNEEDTDSNTVTRSDPKKSIHGLKGKELLKHLHEIGTLAKITSIQGDQVLLLGHCRLRITEMVEEDPLTVKVDHLKEKPYDKDNDSIKAIYFELLSTLRDVLKTSSLWKDHAQIYTQHMVDFNYQRLADFGAAISVTNKLLCQGVLEELDVSKRLMLTLELVKRELEITKLQQSIAKAIEEKVTGEQRRYLLNEQLKAIKKELGLETDDKTALSEKFRKRIESRKEKCPSHILQVIEEELTKLQLLEASSSEFSVTSNYLDWLTVLPWGDYSDENFDVLRAQRILDEDHYGLTDVKERILEFIAVGKLRGSSQGKIICLCGPPGVGKTSIGRSVARALNRKFYRFSVGGLSDIAEIKGHRRTYVGAMPGKMVQCLKSVGTSNPLVLIDEIDKLGRGYSGDPASALLELLDPEQNANFLDHYLDVPIDLSKVLFVCTANVIEMIPGPLLDRMEIITIAGYITDEKMHIARDYLEKNTREACGIMPEQVEVTDSALLALIENYCREAGVRNLQKQIEKVYRKIALQLVRQGVSNEPAREITLVEPSEQPTGVSIATEVENKSQRDSLAEDVSVHVIPTDFSCEKINVVSLTTKSEVDHYEHPKGVSKETSADDKATPTNTSGKMEANEHTEEVMEALVDEALVDKTVEKVVVDASNLDNFVGKAVFQPERIYDQTPVGVVMGLAWNAMGGSTLYIETAKVEDGEKKGALVVTGQLGDVMKESAQIAHTICRSILHEKEPNNTFFTKSKLHLHVPAGATPKDGPSAGCTMVTSMLSLAMGKLVKKDLAMTGEVTLTGRILPIGGVKEKTIAARRSGIKTIIFPAANRRDFDELAPNVKEGLEVHFVDKYSEIYDLAFPSDSQALAS